A region of Mesorhizobium sp. AR02 DNA encodes the following proteins:
- the hemA gene encoding 5-aminolevulinate synthase — protein MNYQRFFEEAIDQLHAERRYRVFADLERIAGKFPRAIWRSNGRAEEITVWCSNDYLGMGQHPDVIAAFQNAAGKMGSGAGGTRNISGTSNPLVELEHELADLHGKDAALVFTSGFVSNEASISTIARLLPNCLIISDELNHASMIEGVRRSGAEKKIFRHNDVAHLESLLQAAGRERAKLIVFESVYSMDGDIAPIREIVELAERHNAMTYIDEVHAVGMYGPRGGGITEREGLADRIDIIEGTLAKAFGTLGGYITGTSAVIDAVRSYAPGFIFTTALPPAIAAAATTSIRHLKRSQAERDAQQQQASRTKQILSAAGLPVMESPTHIVPLLVGDPELCKMASDRLLGVHGIYIQPINYPTVPRGTERLRITPTPFHSDTLIAGLQDALVETWDALGIPYGSAGRPTVAKSDRIVPLLVPKSGG, from the coding sequence ATGAACTACCAGCGGTTCTTCGAAGAAGCGATCGACCAGCTCCATGCGGAGCGTCGCTATCGTGTCTTCGCCGACCTCGAGCGCATCGCGGGCAAGTTTCCGCGCGCCATCTGGCGCTCCAACGGCCGCGCCGAGGAAATCACCGTCTGGTGCTCCAACGATTATCTCGGCATGGGCCAGCATCCCGATGTCATCGCCGCGTTCCAGAACGCGGCCGGCAAGATGGGTTCGGGCGCCGGCGGCACCCGCAACATTTCCGGCACTTCCAACCCGCTGGTCGAGCTCGAGCATGAGCTTGCCGACCTGCACGGCAAGGACGCGGCTTTGGTCTTCACTTCCGGCTTCGTCTCCAACGAAGCCTCGATTTCGACCATTGCGCGGCTTTTGCCCAACTGCCTGATCATCTCGGACGAACTGAACCACGCCTCGATGATCGAGGGCGTGCGGCGCTCGGGCGCCGAGAAGAAAATCTTCCGGCACAATGACGTCGCGCATCTGGAAAGCCTGTTGCAGGCGGCGGGGCGCGAGCGCGCGAAGCTGATCGTCTTCGAAAGCGTCTATTCGATGGACGGCGACATCGCGCCGATCAGAGAGATCGTCGAACTCGCCGAGCGCCACAACGCCATGACCTATATCGACGAGGTCCATGCCGTCGGCATGTACGGACCGCGCGGCGGCGGCATCACCGAACGCGAGGGTCTGGCCGACCGCATCGATATCATCGAAGGCACGCTCGCCAAGGCGTTCGGCACGCTGGGCGGCTACATCACCGGCACCAGTGCGGTGATCGACGCGGTGCGCTCCTATGCACCGGGCTTCATCTTCACCACGGCGCTGCCGCCGGCGATTGCGGCCGCGGCGACGACGTCGATCCGCCATCTCAAGCGCTCGCAGGCCGAGCGTGACGCGCAGCAGCAGCAGGCGAGCCGAACCAAGCAGATCCTGTCGGCCGCCGGCCTGCCGGTGATGGAATCGCCGACCCACATCGTGCCGCTGCTGGTGGGGGACCCCGAGCTCTGCAAGATGGCCAGCGACCGCCTGCTTGGCGTTCACGGCATCTACATCCAGCCGATCAACTACCCGACCGTGCCGCGTGGCACCGAACGGCTGCGTATCACGCCGACGCCGTTCCATTCCGACACGCTGATCGCGGGACTGCAGGACGCACTGGTCGAGACCTGGGATGCACTCGGCATTCCCTACGGCTCCGCCGGCCGGCCCACTGTCGCGAAGAGCGATCGGATCGTTCCCCTGCTGGTGCCCAAGTCGGGCGGGTGA
- a CDS encoding pyridoxal phosphate-dependent aminotransferase: protein MSLIDSFRAEARAAPESGIVAVVNYGRLRDGLIPLWAGEGDLPTPAFITDAASKALAGGETFYTWQRGIPDLRQALSRYYARHFGKTFPEEQFIVTGSGMHAIQMSLTALAGAGDEVIYLSPAWPNFDAAAALSGAVPVAVTLDHSGNGWSCDVEKIAAAITPRTKALFINTPSNPTGWTADHETLQAILDLARAKNVWIIADEIYSLFHYGHGRAPSFLDIATEEDRILFVNSFSKNWAMTGWRVGWIKTHPSLQQVFENLIQYSNSGVAQFMQRGAVAALDEGDGFVAEQVERARKARDLVCGILGATGRARFTVPQGAFYLFFTVDGITDSRTAAFDIVDKANVGLAPGTAFGPGGEAFLRLCFHRRLDQLEEAAHRLAKWMKTV, encoded by the coding sequence ATGAGCCTGATCGACAGCTTTCGCGCCGAAGCCCGTGCCGCACCGGAAAGCGGCATTGTCGCCGTCGTCAATTACGGCCGCCTGCGTGACGGTCTGATCCCGCTCTGGGCTGGTGAGGGTGACCTGCCGACGCCGGCCTTCATCACCGATGCCGCGTCTAAGGCGCTGGCCGGCGGCGAGACGTTCTACACCTGGCAGAGGGGCATTCCCGATCTGAGGCAGGCGCTGTCACGCTACTACGCCAGGCATTTCGGCAAGACCTTCCCGGAGGAGCAATTCATCGTCACTGGGTCGGGCATGCATGCCATCCAGATGTCGCTGACCGCTCTCGCCGGTGCTGGCGACGAGGTGATCTATCTGTCACCGGCCTGGCCGAATTTCGACGCCGCCGCCGCCCTGTCGGGAGCTGTTCCGGTGGCGGTCACGCTCGATCATTCCGGCAATGGCTGGTCCTGCGACGTCGAGAAGATCGCCGCGGCGATCACGCCGCGCACCAAGGCGCTGTTCATCAACACGCCGTCTAACCCGACAGGCTGGACCGCCGATCACGAGACATTGCAGGCGATCCTCGATCTCGCGCGCGCCAAGAATGTCTGGATCATTGCCGACGAGATCTATTCGCTGTTCCACTACGGCCATGGCCGCGCGCCGTCCTTCCTCGACATCGCCACGGAGGAAGACCGCATCCTGTTCGTCAACTCGTTCTCCAAGAATTGGGCGATGACCGGCTGGCGTGTCGGCTGGATCAAGACGCATCCGAGCCTGCAGCAGGTGTTCGAGAACCTGATCCAGTATTCGAATTCCGGCGTTGCCCAGTTCATGCAGCGCGGCGCGGTCGCAGCCCTGGACGAGGGCGATGGGTTTGTCGCCGAACAGGTGGAGCGGGCGAGGAAAGCGCGCGACCTGGTCTGCGGCATTCTCGGCGCCACCGGCCGCGCCCGGTTTACCGTGCCGCAGGGCGCCTTCTATCTGTTCTTCACCGTCGACGGCATCACCGATTCCCGCACGGCGGCCTTCGACATCGTCGACAAGGCCAATGTCGGCCTGGCGCCCGGCACCGCCTTCGGTCCCGGCGGCGAAGCCTTCCTCAGGCTGTGCTTCCACCGCCGCCTCGACCAGCTCGAGGAAGCCGCGCACCGGCTGGCAAAGTGGATGAAGACTGTTTGA
- the mscL gene encoding large conductance mechanosensitive channel protein MscL: MLKEFQEFISKGNVMDLAVGVIIGASFGTIVKSLVDDVIMPIVGAIFGGLDFNNYFLPLSLDNKATTLVDAKAHGAVLAYGSFITAVLNFLILAFIIFLMVKAVNNLRKKLEREKPAAPAAPPPADVALLTEIRDLLAKR, translated from the coding sequence ATGCTGAAAGAATTCCAGGAATTCATTTCCAAAGGCAATGTGATGGACCTTGCGGTCGGCGTCATCATCGGCGCTTCCTTTGGCACTATCGTCAAGTCGCTGGTCGACGACGTCATCATGCCGATCGTTGGTGCGATTTTCGGCGGACTGGATTTCAACAATTATTTCCTGCCTCTGTCCTTGGACAACAAGGCCACGACGCTGGTTGATGCCAAGGCGCACGGCGCCGTCCTCGCCTATGGCAGCTTCATCACCGCGGTGCTGAACTTCCTCATCCTCGCCTTCATCATCTTCCTGATGGTCAAGGCCGTGAACAATCTGCGTAAGAAGCTCGAGCGCGAGAAGCCTGCGGCACCCGCCGCACCGCCCCCCGCCGATGTCGCGCTGCTCACCGAAATCCGCGATCTGCTCGCCAAGCGATAA
- a CDS encoding PAS domain-containing hybrid sensor histidine kinase/response regulator, with the protein MQGLFIVIIAIAYVTLLFAIASLGDRRSAISGPGRARPFIYALSLAIYCTSWTFFGSVGLSSERGLEFLGIYTGPVLVFVFGFPLLNRIVRLAKTEKITSIADFLGARYGKSFTVAAIATLIATIGAVPYIALQLKAISGSVSLMVEHYTGSPPSFDPFVSDISLVVAMLLALFAVLFGTRHADATEHQDGLVLAVAVETVVKLAAFLAIGLMVTFLIFGGPGDMFAKLAENGQVRQAMGYNTSLATWLVLTGLSGCAVIMLPRQFYVTIVENRGEAELRTATWVFPLYLVAINLFVLPIAFAGLSLVGTGTSSDLYVLSLPLFSGHDVLAMAAFIGGLSAATAMVIVESVALSIMISNDLVIPLFVRRLLKTSTSENEDWSTLILNVRRGAIFILLFIAFLYYRESTNSARLSSIGLMSFAAIAQFAPALIGGLIWRGANGRGAALGMIVGIIVWGYTLLFPSLASPDTGILVHGLFGFEALRPQALFGTVAEPLNHGVLWSLSINTLFFVLGSLSRASVPLERIQASIFVPRDAGPMPSLRRFRTAITVNDLKDTIARYLGVERTERSFQSFEKTNGTSLHGKEQASMDVIRFSEQLLASAVGSSSARLILSLLFRRHDRESRDAFRLLDDATEALQHNRDLLQIALDQMEQGITVFDRDFRLICWNRQYRALFDLPDEMGQVGVSLDQILRHLAERGDIPADQRVTMLNRLTSFVSPWQMELKTSGRILELRSDPMPDGGIVATYADISGRVEQDLALKRANESLEQRVKTRTIELTRVNEELAQAQMLAEEANLGKTRFLAAAGHDILQPLNAARLYCSSLIEKAGKGPAGKAAINIESSLESVETILGAVLDISRLDAGAMKPDDTAFNLDGLLRQIGNDFRPMAAEKKLGLTIMASSLTVITDRNLLRRLIQNLVSNAIKYTRQGRILVGVRRRGELAEIQVIDTGIGIAGDKLNTVFHEFTRLDEGAREAEGLGLGLSIVDRIARVLRLEIRIFSNPGKGTRFSVILPVAAVQEPRREVETKAPARAAASLAGLHVLCIDNDARILEGMRLLLEGWGCNVDTVSGSRDLQSAALHRPDIVLADYHLDGETGLDIIARLRATHGDDLPAVLVTADRSNEVRAAAGGLEIPVINKPLKPAVLRSMMARVRPLASAAE; encoded by the coding sequence GTGCAGGGCTTGTTCATCGTCATCATTGCGATCGCCTATGTGACGCTGCTGTTCGCCATCGCCAGCCTGGGCGATCGCCGATCGGCCATCTCGGGGCCGGGTCGGGCACGGCCCTTCATCTACGCGCTCAGCCTGGCCATCTACTGCACCTCCTGGACCTTCTTCGGCTCGGTAGGGCTGTCCTCCGAACGCGGCCTCGAATTCCTCGGCATCTATACCGGCCCGGTGCTGGTGTTCGTGTTCGGTTTCCCGCTGCTCAACCGTATCGTGCGGCTGGCCAAGACGGAGAAGATCACCTCGATCGCCGACTTCCTCGGCGCGCGTTACGGCAAGAGCTTCACCGTCGCCGCGATCGCCACGCTGATCGCCACCATCGGCGCGGTGCCCTATATCGCGTTGCAGCTGAAGGCGATATCGGGTTCGGTCAGCCTGATGGTCGAGCATTATACGGGATCGCCGCCCTCCTTCGATCCGTTCGTCAGCGACATCTCGCTGGTCGTCGCCATGCTGCTGGCGCTGTTTGCGGTGCTGTTCGGCACCCGCCATGCCGATGCCACCGAACATCAGGACGGGCTGGTGCTGGCGGTGGCGGTCGAAACCGTAGTCAAGCTCGCCGCTTTCCTGGCGATCGGCCTGATGGTCACTTTCCTGATCTTCGGCGGCCCGGGCGACATGTTCGCAAAGCTGGCTGAGAATGGGCAGGTGCGTCAGGCGATGGGCTACAACACCTCGCTTGCCACCTGGCTGGTGCTGACGGGCCTCAGCGGCTGTGCCGTCATCATGCTGCCACGTCAGTTCTACGTCACCATCGTCGAGAACCGCGGCGAGGCCGAACTGCGCACCGCGACCTGGGTGTTTCCGCTCTACCTCGTGGCGATCAACCTGTTCGTGCTGCCGATCGCCTTTGCCGGCCTGTCGCTGGTCGGCACCGGCACCAGCAGCGATCTCTACGTGCTGTCGCTGCCCCTGTTCAGCGGCCATGACGTGCTCGCCATGGCGGCCTTCATCGGCGGGCTGTCGGCGGCAACGGCCATGGTGATCGTCGAAAGCGTGGCGCTGTCGATCATGATCTCCAACGACCTCGTCATCCCGTTGTTCGTGCGCCGCCTGCTCAAGACCTCGACCTCCGAGAACGAGGACTGGTCGACGCTGATCCTCAATGTGCGGCGCGGGGCGATCTTCATCCTGTTGTTCATCGCCTTCCTCTACTATCGCGAGAGCACCAACAGCGCGCGGCTGTCTTCGATCGGCCTGATGTCGTTTGCGGCCATCGCGCAGTTCGCACCGGCGCTGATCGGCGGGCTGATCTGGCGCGGCGCCAATGGCAGGGGTGCCGCACTCGGCATGATCGTCGGCATCATCGTCTGGGGCTACACGCTGCTGTTTCCATCGCTTGCCTCCCCCGACACCGGCATCCTTGTGCACGGGCTGTTCGGCTTCGAGGCGCTGCGGCCGCAAGCGCTGTTCGGCACCGTGGCCGAACCGCTGAACCACGGCGTGTTGTGGAGCCTGTCGATCAACACGCTGTTTTTCGTCCTTGGCTCGCTGTCGCGCGCATCGGTGCCGCTGGAGCGCATCCAGGCGTCGATCTTCGTGCCAAGGGATGCCGGCCCGATGCCGAGCCTGCGCCGCTTCCGCACCGCCATCACCGTCAACGACCTCAAGGACACGATCGCACGCTACCTCGGCGTCGAGCGCACCGAGCGCTCTTTCCAGTCGTTCGAGAAGACCAACGGCACCTCGCTTCATGGCAAGGAGCAAGCGAGCATGGACGTCATCCGCTTCTCCGAGCAGCTTTTGGCCAGCGCCGTCGGCTCCTCCTCGGCGCGGCTGATCCTGTCGCTGCTGTTCCGGCGTCATGACCGCGAATCCCGCGATGCCTTCCGCCTGCTCGACGACGCCACCGAGGCGCTGCAGCACAACCGCGACCTCCTGCAGATCGCGCTCGACCAGATGGAACAGGGCATCACCGTCTTCGACCGCGATTTCCGCCTGATCTGCTGGAACCGCCAGTACCGGGCGCTGTTCGACCTGCCCGACGAGATGGGCCAGGTCGGCGTCTCGCTCGACCAGATCCTGCGTCATCTTGCCGAGCGCGGCGACATCCCGGCCGACCAGCGCGTGACGATGCTCAACCGGCTGACCAGCTTCGTCAGCCCCTGGCAGATGGAGCTGAAGACCAGCGGTCGCATCCTGGAGCTGCGCTCCGATCCGATGCCGGATGGCGGCATCGTCGCCACCTATGCCGACATTTCCGGGCGCGTCGAACAAGATCTGGCGCTGAAGCGCGCCAATGAATCGCTGGAACAGCGGGTCAAGACCCGCACCATCGAACTGACCCGCGTCAATGAGGAACTGGCGCAGGCGCAGATGCTGGCCGAGGAGGCCAATCTTGGCAAGACGCGCTTCCTTGCCGCCGCCGGCCACGACATCCTGCAGCCCTTGAACGCCGCCCGGCTCTATTGCTCCTCGCTGATCGAGAAGGCCGGTAAGGGGCCAGCCGGCAAGGCGGCGATCAACATCGAATCCTCGCTGGAATCGGTCGAGACCATCTTGGGCGCCGTGCTCGACATCTCCCGCCTCGACGCCGGCGCGATGAAGCCGGACGATACCGCCTTCAACCTCGACGGATTGCTGCGCCAGATCGGCAATGATTTTCGGCCAATGGCAGCCGAAAAGAAGCTCGGGCTGACCATCATGGCCTCGTCGCTCACCGTGATAACCGACCGCAATTTGTTGCGCCGCCTGATCCAGAACCTGGTCTCCAACGCGATTAAGTATACCCGCCAGGGCCGCATCCTGGTCGGCGTGCGGCGGCGCGGCGAACTGGCGGAAATCCAGGTGATCGACACCGGCATCGGCATCGCCGGCGACAAGCTGAACACGGTCTTCCATGAGTTCACCCGGCTGGACGAAGGCGCGCGGGAAGCCGAGGGCCTCGGCCTCGGCCTCTCCATCGTCGACCGCATCGCTCGCGTGCTCAGGCTCGAAATCCGCATCTTCTCCAATCCGGGCAAGGGCACGCGCTTCTCGGTCATCCTGCCCGTCGCGGCGGTGCAGGAGCCGCGACGCGAGGTCGAAACCAAGGCTCCCGCCCGTGCCGCGGCTTCGCTGGCCGGGCTGCATGTGCTCTGTATCGACAACGACGCCCGCATCCTTGAAGGCATGCGGCTCTTGCTTGAGGGCTGGGGATGCAACGTCGATACGGTGTCCGGCTCACGGGATCTGCAGAGCGCCGCGCTACACCGCCCGGACATCGTGCTTGCCGACTATCATCTCGACGGCGAAACCGGTCTCGACATCATCGCCCGGCTGCGTGCGACCCATGGCGACGACCTGCCGGCCGTGCTGGTCACCGCCGACCGCTCCAACGAGGTGCGGGCGGCGGCAGGCGGGCTCGAGATTCCGGTGATCAACAAGCCGCTGAAACCGGCGGTGCTGCGCTCGATGATGGCCAGGGTCAGGCCGCTGGCATCGGCGGCAGAGTGA
- a CDS encoding TetR family transcriptional regulator: MTGRSSPSISSRKQPKQARATDLVAAILEAAVQVLASEGAQRFTTTRVAEKAGVSVGSLYQYFPNKAALLFRLQSDEWRQTGGLLRTILEDDQRPPLERLRGLVHAFIRSECEEAAVRVALNDAAPLYRDAPEAHEARASGEHTVQIFLREELPEVTDTVRALTGELIIATLSAVGKDFSGSPRTPAEIETYADAMADMFCAYLESLGHRS; encoded by the coding sequence ATGACCGGACGCTCAAGCCCTTCGATTTCCTCACGAAAACAGCCCAAACAGGCTCGCGCCACGGACCTTGTCGCGGCGATTTTGGAAGCTGCTGTTCAGGTTTTGGCGAGCGAAGGCGCGCAGCGTTTCACCACCACGCGGGTGGCGGAAAAGGCAGGGGTCAGCGTCGGCTCGCTTTACCAGTATTTCCCCAACAAGGCGGCACTCCTGTTCAGGCTGCAGAGCGATGAATGGCGGCAGACAGGTGGCCTGCTGCGCACCATACTCGAGGACGACCAACGCCCGCCTCTTGAACGGTTGCGTGGCCTTGTCCACGCCTTCATCCGCTCGGAGTGCGAAGAGGCTGCGGTGCGCGTAGCACTCAATGACGCCGCACCGCTTTATCGCGACGCGCCCGAGGCTCACGAGGCAAGGGCGTCGGGCGAACATACCGTCCAGATATTCCTGAGGGAGGAGTTGCCTGAGGTCACGGACACTGTTCGTGCCCTGACGGGCGAGCTGATCATCGCCACACTCAGCGCGGTGGGAAAGGACTTTTCGGGAAGTCCGAGAACACCGGCCGAGATCGAAACCTATGCCGACGCCATGGCCGACATGTTCTGCGCTTACCTCGAAAGTCTAGGGCACAGGAGCTGA
- a CDS encoding O-methyltransferase, with protein MTTLTDAPLAPLLARLFKEANAATSPAVAALSHEERTRLLKSKTEYVDFYGRLKDLWLAISPETGTLLYMLARSSGARIIIEFGTSFGISTLYLAAALRDNGGGRLITTEFEPSKVIRAKANLTEGGLIDLVEVREGDALQTLNADLPETIDLLLLDGAKAIYPEILSLVESRLRPGALIIADNADFSPEYLERVRSPASGYISTPFGDDVELSVRLG; from the coding sequence ATGACGACGCTGACCGACGCCCCGCTGGCACCCCTGCTGGCCCGCCTGTTCAAAGAAGCCAATGCCGCGACCAGCCCGGCGGTGGCTGCGCTCTCACACGAGGAGCGGACGCGCCTGCTCAAGAGCAAGACCGAATATGTCGACTTCTACGGACGGCTGAAGGATCTCTGGCTGGCGATCTCGCCCGAGACCGGCACGCTGCTCTACATGCTGGCGCGCAGCAGCGGCGCGCGCATCATCATCGAGTTTGGCACCTCGTTCGGCATCTCGACGCTCTATCTTGCGGCAGCACTCAGGGACAATGGCGGTGGCCGCCTGATCACCACCGAATTCGAACCGTCCAAGGTGATACGCGCCAAGGCCAATCTGACCGAGGGCGGCCTCATCGACCTGGTGGAGGTCCGAGAAGGCGACGCGCTGCAGACACTGAACGCCGACCTGCCGGAGACGATCGACCTGTTGCTGCTCGACGGCGCCAAGGCGATCTATCCGGAGATCCTCAGCCTGGTCGAGAGCCGCTTGAGGCCAGGCGCACTGATCATTGCCGACAACGCCGATTTCTCGCCCGAATATCTGGAACGGGTGCGTTCGCCGGCATCGGGCTACATCTCCACGCCCTTCGGCGACGACGTTGAACTGTCCGTGCGGCTCGGCTGA
- a CDS encoding LysR family transcriptional regulator, which yields MTLDVEAVKAFVAIADLQSFTRAADALGSTQGAISVKLKRLEDRVGEKLIERTPRLVRLSARGAVFLQPARDFLAAHDRAIASLSSVRRRFALGIATHVGGAEVPTLLARLNAHDPALTIEVRLDDSRDLLDAFDRGEIDAAIIRREDDRRDGEVLAPEHFGWYAALDFVYRADEPLRLAASSPSCGIRNIATRALDAVGIPWTEVFLGCGSFAVAEAVSAGLAASVFSCRLAPPGTVEVSRKFGLPALPTSEIVLLSTLSDAKSREALRTLAMAFREHRPPATANAPRPRFRNSQMTDSLT from the coding sequence ATGACGCTGGACGTAGAGGCCGTGAAGGCGTTCGTGGCCATCGCCGATTTGCAAAGCTTTACCCGCGCGGCCGACGCGCTAGGCAGCACGCAAGGCGCGATCAGCGTCAAGCTGAAGCGGCTGGAGGACCGGGTTGGAGAGAAACTGATCGAGCGGACGCCGCGGTTGGTCCGCCTCTCGGCGCGTGGCGCCGTGTTTCTCCAGCCGGCCCGCGACTTCCTCGCCGCGCACGACCGCGCCATCGCCAGCCTGTCTTCGGTTCGCCGCCGCTTCGCGCTCGGCATCGCCACCCATGTCGGCGGCGCGGAGGTCCCGACATTGCTGGCGCGGCTCAATGCTCATGACCCGGCGCTCACCATCGAGGTGCGGCTCGACGATTCCCGCGACCTGCTCGACGCCTTCGATCGCGGCGAGATCGATGCCGCGATCATCCGCCGCGAGGACGACCGCCGCGACGGCGAGGTGCTGGCGCCAGAGCATTTCGGCTGGTACGCGGCCCTGGACTTCGTCTACCGGGCCGACGAGCCGCTGCGCCTCGCTGCGTCATCGCCATCCTGTGGCATCCGCAACATCGCCACACGCGCGCTCGATGCCGTGGGCATACCGTGGACGGAGGTTTTCCTTGGCTGCGGCTCCTTCGCCGTCGCCGAAGCGGTCTCGGCCGGCCTCGCGGCCTCGGTCTTTTCCTGCCGGCTTGCTCCGCCCGGTACGGTCGAGGTCAGCCGGAAGTTTGGGCTGCCGGCGCTGCCAACTTCCGAGATTGTGCTGCTCTCGACATTGTCGGACGCCAAGTCCCGCGAGGCGCTACGAACGCTGGCAATGGCCTTTCGCGAGCATCGTCCGCCGGCAACGGCCAATGCCCCGCGGCCCCGGTTCCGCAACTCGCAAATGACCGACAGCCTGACCTAG
- a CDS encoding MFS transporter, with amino-acid sequence MPTALTRRGIVVLSAACLACLMFGLEISSVPTILPTLEQELHADFRQLQWVMNAYTIAVTTVLMAVGTIADRYGRKRVFLVSIAAFGLTSLICGLADDVSTLIAARFLQGLSGGAMLICQLAVLSHEFREGRERAVAWGWWGVIFGVGLGFGPIIGGGIVAVSSWEWVFLIHVPAAVVAFVLALTGVHESKDPQAGKLDLAGIVTLAPSVFCLVFYITQGPDLGFASPAALTILGISIASFIAFLIAEKVSKRPMFDFSVFRIRPFSGAIVGSAAMNLSYWPFMIYLPIWFHAGLGYDSVATGLALLAYTLPTLVMPPLAERLSLRYQPGIIIPAGLAIIGVGFILMKFGSAAARPDWLTMLPGCLIAGTGLGITNTPVTNTTTGSVSSDRAGMASGIDMSARMVSLAVNIAVMGFILASGVLAHLSEALPDLDASQLRLFADGIAAGNPNPGLADAVVHDALRDGFGWVMLYGGIGVWIMAAISFASFNAWPARRTEVQCSD; translated from the coding sequence ATGCCCACTGCCCTGACCCGTCGAGGCATCGTCGTTCTGTCCGCCGCATGCCTGGCGTGCCTGATGTTCGGGCTGGAGATTTCAAGCGTTCCCACCATCCTGCCGACATTGGAGCAGGAGCTGCATGCCGACTTCAGGCAATTGCAATGGGTGATGAATGCTTACACGATCGCGGTCACGACCGTGCTGATGGCGGTCGGCACCATCGCGGACCGCTACGGACGCAAGCGCGTCTTCCTGGTTTCCATCGCCGCCTTCGGCCTGACATCGCTGATCTGCGGCCTGGCGGACGACGTATCGACCTTGATCGCTGCCCGGTTCCTGCAAGGTTTGAGCGGCGGCGCGATGCTGATCTGCCAGCTCGCCGTGCTGTCGCATGAATTCCGGGAAGGGCGCGAACGCGCCGTCGCCTGGGGCTGGTGGGGCGTCATCTTCGGTGTCGGCCTCGGCTTCGGGCCTATCATCGGCGGCGGCATCGTCGCGGTTTCGAGCTGGGAATGGGTGTTCCTCATCCACGTGCCGGCAGCGGTCGTGGCGTTCGTGCTGGCTTTGACGGGCGTCCATGAATCGAAGGACCCGCAGGCGGGCAAGCTCGATCTGGCGGGCATCGTGACGCTGGCGCCATCGGTCTTCTGTCTCGTCTTCTACATCACGCAGGGACCGGATCTCGGTTTCGCCAGTCCGGCCGCGCTGACGATCCTCGGCATCTCGATCGCGAGCTTCATCGCCTTCCTCATCGCCGAGAAGGTTAGCAAGCGCCCCATGTTCGACTTCTCGGTCTTCCGGATCCGACCCTTTTCCGGCGCGATCGTCGGCTCGGCCGCGATGAACCTCTCCTATTGGCCGTTCATGATCTACCTGCCGATCTGGTTTCATGCCGGACTGGGCTATGACAGCGTCGCCACCGGTCTTGCCTTGCTCGCCTACACGCTGCCGACGCTCGTGATGCCACCATTGGCGGAGCGGCTTTCGCTGCGCTACCAGCCCGGCATCATCATTCCGGCGGGGCTCGCCATCATCGGTGTCGGCTTCATCCTGATGAAGTTCGGCAGCGCCGCCGCGCGGCCGGACTGGCTGACGATGCTGCCTGGCTGCCTGATCGCCGGAACCGGCCTCGGGATCACCAACACGCCCGTCACCAACACGACGACGGGTTCCGTTTCGAGCGACCGGGCGGGCATGGCATCGGGCATCGACATGAGCGCCCGCATGGTCTCGCTGGCGGTGAACATAGCGGTGATGGGCTTTATCCTGGCGAGCGGCGTGCTGGCGCATCTGAGCGAAGCCCTACCCGACCTCGACGCCAGCCAGCTGCGTCTCTTCGCCGACGGCATCGCTGCCGGAAATCCCAACCCCGGTCTTGCCGATGCCGTCGTCCACGATGCGCTGCGCGACGGCTTTGGCTGGGTGATGCTCTATGGCGGCATCGGCGTCTGGATCATGGCCGCCATCAGCTTCGCGAGCTTCAACGCCTGGCCGGCGCGGCGGACAGAGGTCCAGTGTTCCGATTGA
- a CDS encoding response regulator transcription factor: MPSGYSFVIADDHPLFRGALREALAGIGNVAAIHEAGDFESAKALVVANEDVDLVLLDLSMPGASGLSGLISLRGIHPAVPLIVVSAHDDPATIRRALDLGASGFISKSASMEEIRNAVQSVLAGDIAAPVGVDLGVERDPEISDLIKRLQALTPQQTRVLGMLAEGLLNKQIAYELGVSEATIKAHVSAILQKLGVDSRTQAVILLSKIGSDPLQTNS; the protein is encoded by the coding sequence TTGCCGTCAGGCTATTCTTTCGTCATCGCCGACGATCACCCGCTGTTTCGCGGCGCGCTGCGCGAAGCGCTTGCCGGCATCGGTAATGTCGCCGCGATCCACGAGGCCGGCGATTTTGAAAGCGCCAAGGCGCTGGTCGTGGCCAATGAGGATGTCGATCTGGTGCTGCTCGACCTGTCGATGCCGGGCGCCAGCGGTCTCTCCGGCCTGATTTCGCTGCGCGGCATCCATCCGGCGGTGCCGCTGATCGTTGTCTCGGCGCATGACGATCCAGCGACCATCAGGCGTGCGCTCGATCTTGGCGCATCCGGCTTCATCTCCAAATCGGCCAGCATGGAGGAGATCCGCAACGCCGTGCAATCGGTGCTCGCCGGCGACATCGCGGCGCCCGTCGGTGTCGATCTCGGTGTCGAGCGCGACCCCGAAATATCGGACCTGATTAAGCGCCTGCAGGCGCTGACGCCGCAGCAGACCCGCGTTCTCGGCATGCTGGCCGAAGGCTTGCTCAACAAGCAGATCGCTTATGAGCTCGGCGTCTCCGAGGCGACCATCAAGGCACATGTCTCGGCCATCCTGCAGAAGCTCGGCGTCGACAGCCGCACCCAGGCGGTGATCCTTTTGTCCAAGATCGGCAGCGACCCGTTGCAGACCAACAGCTGA